A segment of the Nocardioides plantarum genome:
CCGGACGCCACTCGACGTCGTGGTCGAGGTCGCCGAGCCACGAGGTGATCAGGTGGGGGCTCGGCCACGTCTCGCGCGCGTCGGCGCTGATCCCCTCGGGGATCTCGGGGACCTCGGACCTGCCGGACGTCTCGGACATGGCGCTCACGGTAAGGGAGTCAGTTCCCGCCACCGAAGTCGTGGCCCCAGTAGGACACCGCGGTCGACTCGCGCGCGACCCAGCGAGCATCGTCGACGGTGAGGCCCTCGGTGCCGAACTCGACGTCGAAGCCGCCGGGCGACCTGACGTAGAAGGACACCATCTCGTCGTTCATGTGGCGCCCGAGGGTGGCCGAGAGCGGGGCCTTGTGCTTCGTGACGCGTTGCAGGGCACGGCCGACGTCGTCGAGCCGGTCGACCTCGAGCATGACGTGGACGCACTTGCTCGCATTGGGCATCGGCAGGAAGGCCAGCGAGTGGTGGCGCGGGTTGACGCCCAGGAACCGCAGCCACACCTTCGAGCCGGGCTCCTTGCCGACGAACTCGCCGGGCATGCTCATCGAGTCGCGCAGCCGGAAGCCGAGCACGTCGGAGTAGAAGTGCAGGGCCTCGACGTCGTCGAGCACCGGCAGCACGACGTGGCCCATGCCCTGGTCGCCGGTGACGAAGGTGGCGGCGTACGGCGTGACGAGCGGGTGCGACTCGTAGGTGATGCCGTGGAACAGCTCGAAGACGTTGTCCCACGGGTCGCGGAAGCGGACGAGCTCCTGGACCCGGCGCTCGTCGAGCTCCTCGCGGGTGCCCTCCTCGAACTCCACCCCGGCCTTCTGCAGGTGCTCGCGGGCCTCCTGCAGGGCCCGCGGGTCGGCGAGCTCCCAGCCGACACAGTCGAGCTGGTCGACGTCGGAGGGGAACACCACGAGCCGGGCCGAGACCTGGTCGATGCGCCAGTACTGGTGGTCGGGGTGGGGTCCGCGACCGGCGCCGAGACCGAGCACCTTGCCGGCGAACCTCGCCCAGGCGTCGAGGTCGGTGGAGGCCACCCGGATGTAGCCCATGGACTTGATGTCGATCGTCATCGCACTAGATCTTCCGGTCGTCGAGCTTGTCGAGACGCTCGACGTGGCGGGCGAGGTAGGCGGTGGTGACCTCGGCGAACTCGGTCGCCGCCTCGATCTGCGCCCAGTGCCCGCAGTTCGGGAAGACGTGCAGCGACGCCTTGGGGATCAGCTTGAGGGCCACCATCGCCCCGTCGAGCGGGTTGACCCGGTCCTCGCGGCCCCAGGTGAGCAGCGTGTGCTTGCGCAGCCGGTGGGCCTCGCGCCACAGCATGCCGTCCTCGGCGGTCTCGGGGTTCCAGAAGCTCATCCCCATGGAGCGCATCGCCTCCTGGGCGCCGGGCGCGGTCGCGTCGGCGAACCGCTCCTCGACCAGCTCGTCGGTGACCAGGGCCTGGTTGACGACCATGGAGGAGATGAACGCGCGCAGCTTGTCGCGGGTCGGGTCGGCCCCGAAGTCCATCAACCGCTGCACGCCCTCGGTCGGGTCGGCGTGGAAGAGGTTGAGGCTCAGCCCGCCCGGGCCCATCAGCACGAGCCGGCCGACGCGGTCGGGATAGGTGAGCGCGAGGCGCATCGCCGTACCGCCGCCGAGGCTGTTGCCGAGCAGGTGCACCCGGTCGATGCCGAGCTCGTCGAGCAGCCGGACGACGTGGTCGGCGCTGTGGCGGTAGAAGTTGCCGACGACGGGCGGCTTGTCGGAGCCGCCGAAGCCGGGCTGGTCGACCAGCAGCGTGCGGAACGACGCCGCGAAGTGCGGCAGGGCCGGACCGAAGTTGGACCACGCGCTCGCGCCGGGTCCGCCGCCGTGCAGCATCACCAGCGGCAGGCCTCCCCCGACTCCCGGTCCACCGGTTGTCGAGCTTGTCGAGACACCCGCCTCGTGGAAGTTGAGGGTGAGGTCACCCGCCTTGGCCGAGCGGCGGGTGGCTTCCTTGCTGAGGGGGAAGAGGTCGGGCACGGCTCAGTACATCCCGGGGTCGACCTTGTGGCCGAACTCGTGGGCGCCGAACATCTGCAGGGCCCGCTCGGGGTCGTTGGCGGCGTGCACCCGACCGGCGTGGGCGTCGCGCCACGCGCGCTGCAGGTAGGTGCCGGTCGCCAGGGCGCGCCCGCCGGAGGCCTCGAAGAGCCCGTCGATGGCGTCGATGGCGCGCTGGCTGCCGAGGACCTGGTCGCGACGGACCTTCAGGCGGGTGCGCAGCGGGATCTTCTCGCCCCGGCTGACGTAGTGCTGCTCCTCGCGGATGTTGTTGACCAGCAGCGCCCAGGCGGCGTCGATCTCGGAGGACGCCCGCGCGATGCGTACGGCGGCGAACGGGTCGAGCGAGGCCTTCTCGCCCAGGTAGGCGGCCCGGGAGCGAGCCTTCTGCATCTCGACGTGCTCGGCGTACGCGCCCATGGCCAGGCCGATGATCGGCGTGGTGATGGTGCCGGTGAAGATCGAGTGGAACGGCAGCTTGTAGAGATCGGAGGGGTTCTGCTCCTGCCCCGGGCCGCGGCACTGGCCGGTCTCGCCCATGCTCAGCGTGAACGCCTCGGGGATGAACACGTCGTCGACGATGATGTCGTTGGAGCCGGTGCCGGCCAGCCCGACCATGTGCCAGACATCGACGATCGTGTAGTTGTCGCGCGGCACCATGAACGTCTTGAAGTCGACGACCTGACCGTCGGCGTTGAACACCAGGCCGCCGAGCAGCACCCACGAGCAGTGGTCGCACCCGGAGGAGAAGCTCCACTTGCCCGAGAGCTGGTAGCCGCCCTCGGCGACCGTCGCCTTGCCGGTCGGGGCGTACGACGAGCTCAGCCGGGTGTTGGTGTCCTCGCCCCACACGGCCTGCTGCGCCTCGTCGGAGAACAGCGCCACCTGCCAGGGGTGCACGCCGACCACGCTGGAGACCCAGCCGGTGGAGCCACAGGCCCCGGCGATGTCGCGCACCGCGGTGTAGAAGTCGATCGGGTCGGACTCGAAGCCGTCGAACCGCTTGGGCTGGAGCAGCTTGAAGAACCCGGTCTCCTCGAGCTCCTTGATGGAGGCCTCGGGCACGACGCGCAGCCGCTCGGCCTCGTCAGCGCGCTCGCGCAGACCGGGGAGCAGGTCACGAACGCCATCGAGAACGGCCTGGGACATGGTGGTGCCTCCTGTGCGGTAAAGACTGCGACCAGACTAGAACACGTTCTAGTAATGGTCCAGCGCAAAGGGGTGGTGCAGCCGGTCGGGCCGGAGCGGGGCGTCAGTAGCGTCGGCCCCATGCCGCCGGACGCCACGCTCGCCCCGCTCGACCCCGACCACCAGGTGGCCTACCTCGACGGCGGCGACCCCGACGGCGTACCGGTCCTCGGCCTGCACGGCACCCCCGGCTGCCGCTACTCGCGCTGGCCCGACGACGCCGTCTATGCCGCGGCCGGGGTCCGCTACGTCACCCTCGACCGCGCCGGCTACGGCTGGTCGACGCGGCGCCGGGGCCGCTCGGTGGCCACCGAGGCCCTGAGCGTCCTCGCGGTCGCCGACCACCTCGGGCTCGAGTCGTTCGCGATCGTGGGCGAGGGGGCAGGTGGCCCGCACGCCCTGGCCTGCGCGGCCCTGCTGTCGGACCGGGTCACCCGTGTCGCGTGCCGCTCCAGCCCGGCGCCTGTGGGCACCGGCGGCATGCAGCGCCGCGACTGGGCCGCCGGCCGGCCCGGCGGCGACGCCGAGCTGCGCTGGGTGGCCGAGGGCGAGGTGCGCGTGGTCCGCGAGCTCCAGCAGCAGCAGGAGCTCACCTCGGCCGCGCTCACCGCCGACCCCGAGCGCGTGCGGGGCGAGACCGTCACCGACGAGGACCGCGACTTCCTGCGCCGGCCCGAGGTGGCCGAGCGGCTCCGGCTCATCGTGCGCGAGCAGGGCCTGCAGGGCGTCGCCGGTGCCGTCGACGACACCCTCGCGCTCGCCCGACCCTGGGGCTTCCCGCTGACCGCGGTCGCCGCGCCGGTGCTGCTGACCCACCACCCGGCCGACGCAGCGCCCGTGACGCACACCCGGTGGCTCGCCGCCCGGCTGCGAGGTGCGGAGACGTCGTACGACGGTGGCGTCGACACCGAGGCCGAGATCGCGGCCACGATGAGGTGGCTGGCGCACGGCTGACCGGTCGGCTCAGCTGTTGGCGGCGAGCTTGTCCTGCTCGGTCTGATCGAGTTTCTGCAGCATCAGCGCGATGTCGATGAGCTGGTCCTCCTGGCCGCCGATCAGCTTGCGGCGTCCGGCCTCGAGCAGGATCTTGGCGCCGGAGACGCCGTAGCGCTCGGCGGCGTTGCCGGCGTGCTTGAGGAAGGAGGAGTAGACCCCCGCGTAGCCCATCATCAGCGTCATCCGGTCGAGCTGGCACTCCTCGGGCATCGCCGGCTTGATGACGTCCTCGGAGGCATCGACGATCGTGAGGAAGTCGATGCCGGTCTTCCAGCCGAGCTTGTCGCAGACCCCGACGAACGCCTCGAGGGGCGTGTTGCCCGCGCCGGCGCCGAAGCGGCGTACGGACCCGTCGATCTGGGTCGCGCCGGCGCGGGCGGCGATCACGGTGTTGGCCACGCCGAGGCCGAGGTTCTCGTGGCCGTGGAAGCCGACCGTGGCCTCGTGGCCGATCTCGGCGACGACGGCGGCGACGCGGTCGGCGGTCTGCTCCATGACGAGCGCGCCGGCGGAGTCGACGACGTAGACGCACTGGTTGCCGGCCTCGACCATGATCCGGGCCTGCTGGGCGAGCACCTCGGGCGGCTGGGTGTGGCTCATCATCAGGAAGCCGACGGTCTCGAGGCCGAGCTCGCGGGCCAGCCCGAAGTGCTGGCGCGAGGTGTCGGCCTCGGTGCAGTGGGTGGCGATCCGGCAGATCTGGCCGCCGTTGTCCTGCGCGGCGCGGATGTCGTCCTTGGTGCCGACGCCGGGAAGCATGAGGAAGGCGATCTTGGCGCGCTTGGCCGTCTCGGCCGCGATCGTGATGAGCTCCTGCTCGGGGGTGCGCGAGAAGCCGTAGTTGAACGACGAGCCGCCCAGCCCGTCGCCGTGGGTGACCTCGATGACGGGGACACCGGAGTCGTCGAGGGCCTCGACGATGTCGTGCACCTCCTGCGCGGTGAACTGGTGGCGCTTGTGGTGGGAGCCGTCGCGCAGGCAGGTGTCGGTCAGGCGCAGGTCGAGGCCGCTGTCAGCGTCGGTCTGGCTCCACGTGCGGGTCAGGGTGTCGCGGTCGACAGGGGTGGTGGTCATCTCAGGCCTTCCGGTGTGGTGGTTTCGAGGCTCGTCGCTAGCGCTCCTCGCACCTCAACCACCGTGGGCGAGCTTGTGGCGGGCGATGTGCTGGCCGACCTGGGTGGCGGCCGCGGTCATGATGTCGAGGTTGCCGGCGTACGGCGGCAGGTAGTCGCCGGCGCCCTCGACCTCGACGAAGACCGACACCTTGAGCTGGCCCCGGGTCGCGTCCGACGGCTCGTCGAGCTGGGGCTCCTGCAGCAGGCGGTAGCCGGGGACGTACTCCTGCACGGCCTTCTCCATGGCGAGGACCGAGGCGATGATCGCGTCGCGATCGGCGTCGGGCGAGACGGCGCAGAAGATCGTGTCGCGCATGATCATCGGCGGGTCGGCCGGGTTGAGGATGATGATCGCCTTGCCCCGCTGGGCCCCGCCGATGGTCTCGACGCCCGCGGCGGTGGTGCGGGTGAACTCGTCGATGTTGGCGCGGGTGCCGGGGCCGGCGGACCTCGACGAGACCGAGGCGACGATCTCGGCGTACGACACTCCCCCGGACGGCTCGGCCGCGCGGGAGACGGCGGCGACCATGGGGATGGTCGCCTGGCCGCCGCAGGTGATCATGTTGACGTTGGCCGCGGCGAGGTGCTCCTGGCCGTTGACCGGCGGGATGACGGCGGGCCCGACGGCGGCGGGCGTGAGGTCGACCGCGACGATGCCCGCCTCCTCGTAGCGCGGTGCGTACTCGCGGTGCACGTAGGCCGAGGTGGCCTCGAAGATCAGGTCGGGCAGCTCCTCCTGCTTCAGCAGCCAGTCGACGCCCTCGTGACTGGCCTCGAGGCCCTGGTCGGCGGCGAGCCTGAGGCCCTCGGAGGCCGGGTCGACGCCGATCATCCAGCGCGGCTCGATACTCCCCCCGTCGGCGGCGCTGCGCAGCAGCTTGTAGAGAAGGTCGGTCCCGATGTTGCCGGGACCCACGATCGCGGCACTCAGCTTGCGGGACGGGGGCTTCCTGGTCACGTTCTACTCCTCGAAGCTGACGGTCAGCGGGGCGAAGCCGCTGATGGACGCCGTGACCCGGTCCCCCGGGGCGAACGGCACGAACGGACCCAGGGCCCCGGACAGGATCAGGTGGCCGGCGCGCAGCGGATCGCCGAAGCGGTGGGCCTGGACGGCCAGCCAGCGCAACGCCTCGAGCGGGTCGCCGAGACACGCCGCGCCGTTGCCGGAGGAGCGCTCGTCGCCGTTGATGGTCAGCGACATGTCGACGTCGCGGGGCTCGATGTCGCTCAGCGGCAGGCCGTCCGACCGCGGGCCGACGACGTAGAGGCCGCTGGAGGCGTTGTCTGCCACGGTGTCGGTGAAGGTGATGTCCCAGCCCGCGATGCGCGAGTCGACGATCTCGAGGGCCGGCAGGGCGAGCCCGACCGCGGTGCGGACCAGGTCGAGGGTGATCTCGTCCTCGTGCTCCGGCGCGATGTCGGCGGCGAGGACGAACGCCACCTCGGCCTCGACGCGGGGCTGGAGGAGCGTCCGCATCGAGATCGGGTCGTCGGCACTGACGTCCATGTCGCTGAGCAGGTAGCCGAAGTCGGGCTGGTCGACGCCGAGCTGGTCCTGCACCGCTTTCGACGTCGCTCCGATCTTGCGCCCGACCACCGTCGCTCCCCCGGCCAGGCGGCGCCGTACGAGACCCTGCTGGACGGCGTACGCCGCGGGCAGGTCGTCAGTGCCGATCAGGTCACGCACCGCCGGGCACGGCACGCGGGTCTCCGACGCCGTCGCCAACCGGTCCACCGCGGCCGAGACAGATGCCGCTGGGGTGGTCTGGGAGGTCACGTCGGAATACTAGAACCTGTTACAGTTTCGCGCCATGAGGGTCTCGACGAGCTCGACCACCGACGGTGCTGACGGCCTCCCCCAGGAGGTCGACGTCGTCGTGGTCGGAGCCGGTGGCGCCGGCATGTCCGCCGCCCTCGCGGCCGGCAAGCGGGGCCTCGAGACCGTGGTGCTGGAGAAGTCGGCGTACTTCGGTGGATCGACCGCCCGCAGCGGCGGCGGCGTCTGGATCCCCGGCAACTACGCGCTCGTGGCGGCCGGTCAGGCCGACAGCCTCGAGGAGTCCAAGCGCTACCTCGACTCCATCGTCGGCGACGAGGTGCCCAAGGTCCGCCGCGACACCTACGTCGACCGCGGCGCCGAGGTGATGGACTTCGTGCGCGCCCACACGCCGCTGCGCTTCGAGTGGGTCAAGGACTACGCCGACTACCACCCCGAGGCACCCGGCGGCCGGCTCAAGGGCCGCAGCTGCGAGCCGATCCCCATGGACGCCCGGTTCCTGGGCGCCGAGCTCGACCGGCTCCACCCGCAGTACGCCAAGGCACCGGCCAACATGATCGTCACCCAGGCCGACTTCCGGAAGATCAACCTCGGTATCCGCACCGTCCGCGGCCCGGTCACGATGGCCAAGGTGCTGGTCAAGCGGATCGTCAGCCTCGCGTTGCGCCGCCGCATGTACGCCATGGGCAACGCCATCGCCATCGGCCTGCGCCAGGGCCTGGTCGACGCCGACGTCCCGGTGCACTACGAGACCGAGCTCAGCGGGCTGCTCATCGAGGACGGTCGGGTCGCGGGCGTGAAGGTCACGCGCGACGGGGTCGAGCACGTCGTCCGTGCCCGGCGGGGCGTCATCCTGGGCAGCGGCGGGTTCGAGCGCAACCTCGAGATGCGCGAGAAGTACCAGCCGCAGCCGACCTCGGTCGACTGGACGACGGGCTCGGAGTTCAACACCGGCGGCGGCATCCTGGCCGGCATCGCGGCCGGCGCCGACACGGGCCTGCTCGACGACGCGTGGTGGGGCCCGACGATCCCCCTGCCCGGAGGGCCGTGGTTCTGCCTGGCCGAGCGCAACCTGCCGGGCTCGATCATCGTCAACCAGGCCGGTCGGCGCTACATGAACGAGGCGCTCCCCTACGTCGAGGCCGTGCACGCGATGTACGACGGTGAGGCAACCGGCGTCGGCCACGTGCCGTCGTGGATGGTCATCGACCAGCGCTACCGCAACCGCTACCTGTTCGCCGGGCTGATGCCGCGCCAGCCCTTCCCCGGCCGCTGGTACAAGCACGGCACCGTCAAGAAGGCCGCGACCATCGAGGAGCTGGCCGCCGAGATCGAGGTGCCGCCCGACGCCCTGAGGGAGACGCTCGATCGGTTCAACGGCTTCGCCAGGACCGGCGACGACGTCGACTTCCAGCGCGGCGTCTCCGGCTACGACAAGTACTACTCCGACCCCTCGGTCAAGCCGAACCCCTCGCTGCACGTCATCGACCAGGCGCCGTTCTACGCCGTCAAGATCGTGCCCGGCGACCTCGGCACCAAGGGCGGCCTGGTCACCGACGAGCGGGCCCGCGTGCTGCGGGCCGACGGCTCGGTCATCGAGGGCCTGTACGCCGCCGGCAACGTGTCGTCGGCCGTGATGGGACACACCTACGCCGGGCCGGGCGCGACGATCGGACCCGCGATCGTCTTCGGCTACCTGGCGGCCGAGGACATCGCACGCGGTGGTCTCGAGACAGGCACCAGCGCGCCTTCCTCGACCATCGTCGAGAGGGAGACCGCCTGATGCCGATCGACCCGAGCGTCGCGATCGGCGCCGACCTGGGCGAGCGCACCTTCTCGTGGTCGGCCAGCGACGTCCTGCTCTACCACCTCGGCATCGGCGCCGGCTGGCGCGAGGGAGACAGCCTCTCGGCGGCGGCGCTGGCCTACACCCTGGACGGGCCCGGGCTGCAGGTGCTGCCGTCGTTCGGGGTCGTCGTACCGACGTTCCACGAGACCGATCCGCCGCCGCTCGACCTCCCGGGCTGCGACATCGACCTCGCCCAGGTCGTGCACGGCTCGCAGTCGGTAACCGTGCACGGGCCGCTGCCGACGTCGGGCACGGCGACGGTCTCGACCACGCTCACCGACATCTGGGACAAGGGCAGGGCCGCGGTCATCTGGCAGGAGGGCGTCGCCCGCTCGGTGTCCGACGACGGGCCGGGCGAGGAGCTCTGGACGACCCGGTCCTCGATCTTCGTCAGGGGCGAGGGCGGCTGGGGCGGCGACCGCGGCTCCTCGACCCCGGTCGAGTTGCCCGACCGCACCCCCGACGCCGACACGTCGTACGCCGTCACCCCGCAGCAGGCGCTGCTCTACCGCCTGTGCGGCGACCGCAACCCGCTGCACGCCGACCCCGACTTCGCCAGGGCCGCGGGGTTCCCCGCGCCGATCCTGCACGGCCTGTGCTCCTACGGCATCGTGCTGCGCGAGCTGACCGACGCCCTGCTGGACGGCGACGCCACCCGGGTCAGCGGGTTCGCCGCCAAGTTCGCCGGCGTCGTCTACCCCGGTGAGACCATCCGGGTGCGTGGCTGGCGCGAGGACGGTCGCATCGTCGGCACAGCCGTGGTGGCCGTGGGCGAGCGCGCCGGGGCTCCCGTCCTGGGCGACGTGGTGCTAGCCCTGGCCTGAGGGATCCGGCACCAGGCGGTCGTGCCACGCCCCGACCAGCGTGCACGCCAGCACGACGCCACCTGCGAGCACCAGCCCGGCGGCGAGGTGCCACCGCAGCAGGAGTGCGCCGACCGCGGCGCCGGTGATGATCAGCACGACGGCGAGCGCCCGACGGCCGCTGCCGCCGCCCTTGCCGCTGCCGAGCACGGAATCGGCGGCCAGCCCGGTCAGGGTCGAGGTGACGACCACGGTCGTGACGTCCTTGACCGCGACGAACCGTGCGGTCGCGGCCTGCACGCCCATCGCTGCCCCGAGCAGCGTGGTGATCGTGATCTCGAAGGCCTTGCCCGGGTCCTCG
Coding sequences within it:
- the hsaC gene encoding iron-dependent extradiol dioxygenase HsaC — encoded protein: MTIDIKSMGYIRVASTDLDAWARFAGKVLGLGAGRGPHPDHQYWRIDQVSARLVVFPSDVDQLDCVGWELADPRALQEAREHLQKAGVEFEEGTREELDERRVQELVRFRDPWDNVFELFHGITYESHPLVTPYAATFVTGDQGMGHVVLPVLDDVEALHFYSDVLGFRLRDSMSMPGEFVGKEPGSKVWLRFLGVNPRHHSLAFLPMPNASKCVHVMLEVDRLDDVGRALQRVTKHKAPLSATLGRHMNDEMVSFYVRSPGGFDVEFGTEGLTVDDARWVARESTAVSYWGHDFGGGN
- the hsaD gene encoding 4,5:9,10-diseco-3-hydroxy-5,9,17-trioxoandrosta-1(10),2-diene-4-oate hydrolase; this encodes MPDLFPLSKEATRRSAKAGDLTLNFHEAGVSTSSTTGGPGVGGGLPLVMLHGGGPGASAWSNFGPALPHFAASFRTLLVDQPGFGGSDKPPVVGNFYRHSADHVVRLLDELGIDRVHLLGNSLGGGTAMRLALTYPDRVGRLVLMGPGGLSLNLFHADPTEGVQRLMDFGADPTRDKLRAFISSMVVNQALVTDELVEERFADATAPGAQEAMRSMGMSFWNPETAEDGMLWREAHRLRKHTLLTWGREDRVNPLDGAMVALKLIPKASLHVFPNCGHWAQIEAATEFAEVTTAYLARHVERLDKLDDRKI
- the hsaA gene encoding 3-hydroxy-9,10-secoandrosta-1,3,5(10)-triene-9,17-dione monooxygenase oxygenase subunit, whose amino-acid sequence is MSQAVLDGVRDLLPGLRERADEAERLRVVPEASIKELEETGFFKLLQPKRFDGFESDPIDFYTAVRDIAGACGSTGWVSSVVGVHPWQVALFSDEAQQAVWGEDTNTRLSSSYAPTGKATVAEGGYQLSGKWSFSSGCDHCSWVLLGGLVFNADGQVVDFKTFMVPRDNYTIVDVWHMVGLAGTGSNDIIVDDVFIPEAFTLSMGETGQCRGPGQEQNPSDLYKLPFHSIFTGTITTPIIGLAMGAYAEHVEMQKARSRAAYLGEKASLDPFAAVRIARASSEIDAAWALLVNNIREEQHYVSRGEKIPLRTRLKVRRDQVLGSQRAIDAIDGLFEASGGRALATGTYLQRAWRDAHAGRVHAANDPERALQMFGAHEFGHKVDPGMY
- a CDS encoding alpha/beta fold hydrolase; protein product: MPPDATLAPLDPDHQVAYLDGGDPDGVPVLGLHGTPGCRYSRWPDDAVYAAAGVRYVTLDRAGYGWSTRRRGRSVATEALSVLAVADHLGLESFAIVGEGAGGPHALACAALLSDRVTRVACRSSPAPVGTGGMQRRDWAAGRPGGDAELRWVAEGEVRVVRELQQQQELTSAALTADPERVRGETVTDEDRDFLRRPEVAERLRLIVREQGLQGVAGAVDDTLALARPWGFPLTAVAAPVLLTHHPADAAPVTHTRWLAARLRGAETSYDGGVDTEAEIAATMRWLAHG
- the dmpG gene encoding 4-hydroxy-2-oxovalerate aldolase, translated to MTTTPVDRDTLTRTWSQTDADSGLDLRLTDTCLRDGSHHKRHQFTAQEVHDIVEALDDSGVPVIEVTHGDGLGGSSFNYGFSRTPEQELITIAAETAKRAKIAFLMLPGVGTKDDIRAAQDNGGQICRIATHCTEADTSRQHFGLARELGLETVGFLMMSHTQPPEVLAQQARIMVEAGNQCVYVVDSAGALVMEQTADRVAAVVAEIGHEATVGFHGHENLGLGVANTVIAARAGATQIDGSVRRFGAGAGNTPLEAFVGVCDKLGWKTGIDFLTIVDASEDVIKPAMPEECQLDRMTLMMGYAGVYSSFLKHAGNAAERYGVSGAKILLEAGRRKLIGGQEDQLIDIALMLQKLDQTEQDKLAANS
- a CDS encoding acetaldehyde dehydrogenase (acetylating); this translates as MTRKPPSRKLSAAIVGPGNIGTDLLYKLLRSAADGGSIEPRWMIGVDPASEGLRLAADQGLEASHEGVDWLLKQEELPDLIFEATSAYVHREYAPRYEEAGIVAVDLTPAAVGPAVIPPVNGQEHLAAANVNMITCGGQATIPMVAAVSRAAEPSGGVSYAEIVASVSSRSAGPGTRANIDEFTRTTAAGVETIGGAQRGKAIIILNPADPPMIMRDTIFCAVSPDADRDAIIASVLAMEKAVQEYVPGYRLLQEPQLDEPSDATRGQLKVSVFVEVEGAGDYLPPYAGNLDIMTAAATQVGQHIARHKLAHGG
- a CDS encoding 2-keto-4-pentenoate hydratase is translated as MTSQTTPAASVSAAVDRLATASETRVPCPAVRDLIGTDDLPAAYAVQQGLVRRRLAGGATVVGRKIGATSKAVQDQLGVDQPDFGYLLSDMDVSADDPISMRTLLQPRVEAEVAFVLAADIAPEHEDEITLDLVRTAVGLALPALEIVDSRIAGWDITFTDTVADNASSGLYVVGPRSDGLPLSDIEPRDVDMSLTINGDERSSGNGAACLGDPLEALRWLAVQAHRFGDPLRAGHLILSGALGPFVPFAPGDRVTASISGFAPLTVSFEE
- the kstD gene encoding 3-oxosteroid 1-dehydrogenase — encoded protein: MRVSTSSTTDGADGLPQEVDVVVVGAGGAGMSAALAAGKRGLETVVLEKSAYFGGSTARSGGGVWIPGNYALVAAGQADSLEESKRYLDSIVGDEVPKVRRDTYVDRGAEVMDFVRAHTPLRFEWVKDYADYHPEAPGGRLKGRSCEPIPMDARFLGAELDRLHPQYAKAPANMIVTQADFRKINLGIRTVRGPVTMAKVLVKRIVSLALRRRMYAMGNAIAIGLRQGLVDADVPVHYETELSGLLIEDGRVAGVKVTRDGVEHVVRARRGVILGSGGFERNLEMREKYQPQPTSVDWTTGSEFNTGGGILAGIAAGADTGLLDDAWWGPTIPLPGGPWFCLAERNLPGSIIVNQAGRRYMNEALPYVEAVHAMYDGEATGVGHVPSWMVIDQRYRNRYLFAGLMPRQPFPGRWYKHGTVKKAATIEELAAEIEVPPDALRETLDRFNGFARTGDDVDFQRGVSGYDKYYSDPSVKPNPSLHVIDQAPFYAVKIVPGDLGTKGGLVTDERARVLRADGSVIEGLYAAGNVSSAVMGHTYAGPGATIGPAIVFGYLAAEDIARGGLETGTSAPSSTIVERETA
- a CDS encoding MaoC/PaaZ C-terminal domain-containing protein — its product is MPIDPSVAIGADLGERTFSWSASDVLLYHLGIGAGWREGDSLSAAALAYTLDGPGLQVLPSFGVVVPTFHETDPPPLDLPGCDIDLAQVVHGSQSVTVHGPLPTSGTATVSTTLTDIWDKGRAAVIWQEGVARSVSDDGPGEELWTTRSSIFVRGEGGWGGDRGSSTPVELPDRTPDADTSYAVTPQQALLYRLCGDRNPLHADPDFARAAGFPAPILHGLCSYGIVLRELTDALLDGDATRVSGFAAKFAGVVYPGETIRVRGWREDGRIVGTAVVAVGERAGAPVLGDVVLALA
- a CDS encoding YoaK family protein, which encodes MTSWASRVSREQMHLSLMLVLTFGTGIIDAVGYLGLDRVFTGNMTGNVVIIGMAAVGADDLPLLGPLLALAGFLVGATIGGRVLRTATSLWSRRTTLLFASVGVTELGLAGALLATGEDPGKAFEITITTLLGAAMGVQAATARFVAVKDVTTVVVTSTLTGLAADSVLGSGKGGGSGRRALAVVLIITGAAVGALLLRWHLAAGLVLAGGVVLACTLVGAWHDRLVPDPSGQG